The proteins below are encoded in one region of Phyllopteryx taeniolatus isolate TA_2022b chromosome 11, UOR_Ptae_1.2, whole genome shotgun sequence:
- the sufu gene encoding suppressor of fused homolog isoform X3, with amino-acid sequence MDEVRPSSGAQAHGLSSLFPPGLQAIYGECRRLYPDQANPLQVTAIVKYWLGGPDPLDYISMYRNMGCSAQDVQEHWHYVSFGLSDLYGDNRVHEFTGIDKPSGFGFELTFRLKREMGETAPPTWPAELMQGLARYVFQSENTFCSGDHISWHNPLDNSESRIQHMLLTEDPQMHPIQTPFGTVSFLQIVGVCTEELQAAQQWNGQGILELMRGVGIAGGPWLITDMRRGETIFDIDPHLQQERVDHGIETEGSNLSGVSAKCVWDDLSRPPDDEEDSRSICIGSQPRRLSDKDTEQIRETLRKGLEFNTKAALPPISSQRHDRSQSRKDSLESESSTAIVPHELVRTRQLESVHLKFNQESGTLLPLCLRGRLLHGRHFTFKSINGDTAITFVSTGVEGAFATEEHPYAAHGPWLQILLTEEFVDQMLGDLHDLNTREDVDKTTKGVQLAREEADDLHSTRLCV; translated from the exons ATGGACGAAGTACGGCCTAGCAGCGGTGCCCAAGCGCACGGGCTATCGTCGCTGTTTCCCCCAGGACTGCAGGCTATTTACGGGGAATGTCGGCGACTTTATCCCGATCAGGCAAACCCGCTTCAAGTTACAGCCATTGTAAAATATTG gttAGGTGGTCCAGACCCGTTAGACTACATTAGTATGTATCGAAATATGGGCTGTTCAGCTCAGGACGTCCAAGAGCATTGGCACTATGTCAGTTTTGGATTAAGCGACCTGTATGGAGACAACAGGGTCCACGA ATTCACAGGAATAGACAAACCCAGCGGCTTTGGCTTCGAGCTCACCTTTAGGCTGAAAAGAGAGATGGGGGAGACGGCCCCACCGACTTGGCCCGCTGAACTCATGCAAGGCTTGGCTCGCTATGTTTTCCAGTCAG aaaacacattttgtagtGGTGACCACATATCATGGCACAATCCCCTGGACAACAGCGAGTCTCGCATCCAACATATGTTGCTCACAGAGGACCCTCAAATGCATCCCATTCAAACGCCTTTTGGCACTGTCAGCTTCTTGCAG ATTGTTGGCGTTTGTACAGAGGAGCTGCAGGCAGCACAGCAGTGGAATGGCCAAGGCATCCTGGAATTGATGCGAGGGGTTGGAAT AGCCGGCGGTCCCTGGCTGATCACAGACATGAGGAGAGGGGAAACCATCTTTGACATCGATCCACACCTACAA CAGGAGAGAGTGGACCACGGCATCGAGACAGAGGGCTCCAACCTGAGCGGGGTGAGCGCCAAGTGCGTGTGGGACGACCTGAGTCGACCGCCCGACGACGAGGAGGACAGTCGATCCATCTGCATTGGCTCACAGCCTCGCAGACTCTCCGATAAAG ACACGGAACAGATCAGGGAGACCTTAAGGAAAGGCCTGGAGTTTAACACCAAGGCAGCACTGCCCCCCATCAGCAGCCAGAGACATGACAGATCTCA AAGTCGAAAGGACAGTTTGGAAAGCGAGAGCTCAACAGCTATCGTTCCTCACGAGTTAGTCCGAACGCGACAGTTGGAAAGTGTCCATTTGAAATTTAACCAAGAATCCGGCACGCTGCTTCCCCTCTGCTTACG GGGCCGCTTGCTGCACGGCAGACATTTTACTTTCAAAAGTATCAATGGCGACACGGCCATTACGTTTGTGTCAACGGGGGTGGAGGGAGCCTTTGCTACTGAGGAGCATCCATACGCAGCACATGGGCCCTGGCTTcag ATATTGTTGACTGAAGAGTTTGTGGATCAGATGCTCGGGGATTTGCACGATCTTAACACCCGTGAGGATGTGG ACAAAACTACCAAAGGAGTACAGTTGGCCAGAGAAGAAGCTGACGATCTCCATTCTACCAGACTCTGTGTTTGA
- the sufu gene encoding suppressor of fused homolog isoform X1: MDEVRPSSGAQAHGLSSLFPPGLQAIYGECRRLYPDQANPLQVTAIVKYWLGGPDPLDYISMYRNMGCSAQDVQEHWHYVSFGLSDLYGDNRVHEFTGIDKPSGFGFELTFRLKREMGETAPPTWPAELMQGLARYVFQSENTFCSGDHISWHNPLDNSESRIQHMLLTEDPQMHPIQTPFGTVSFLQIVGVCTEELQAAQQWNGQGILELMRGVGIAGGPWLITDMRRGETIFDIDPHLQQERVDHGIETEGSNLSGVSAKCVWDDLSRPPDDEEDSRSICIGSQPRRLSDKDTEQIRETLRKGLEFNTKAALPPISSQRHDRSQSRKDSLESESSTAIVPHELVRTRQLESVHLKFNQESGTLLPLCLRGRLLHGRHFTFKSINGDTAITFVSTGVEGAFATEEHPYAAHGPWLQILLTEEFVDQMLGDLHDLNTREDTKLPKEYSWPEKKLTISILPDSVFDNPLQ; encoded by the exons ATGGACGAAGTACGGCCTAGCAGCGGTGCCCAAGCGCACGGGCTATCGTCGCTGTTTCCCCCAGGACTGCAGGCTATTTACGGGGAATGTCGGCGACTTTATCCCGATCAGGCAAACCCGCTTCAAGTTACAGCCATTGTAAAATATTG gttAGGTGGTCCAGACCCGTTAGACTACATTAGTATGTATCGAAATATGGGCTGTTCAGCTCAGGACGTCCAAGAGCATTGGCACTATGTCAGTTTTGGATTAAGCGACCTGTATGGAGACAACAGGGTCCACGA ATTCACAGGAATAGACAAACCCAGCGGCTTTGGCTTCGAGCTCACCTTTAGGCTGAAAAGAGAGATGGGGGAGACGGCCCCACCGACTTGGCCCGCTGAACTCATGCAAGGCTTGGCTCGCTATGTTTTCCAGTCAG aaaacacattttgtagtGGTGACCACATATCATGGCACAATCCCCTGGACAACAGCGAGTCTCGCATCCAACATATGTTGCTCACAGAGGACCCTCAAATGCATCCCATTCAAACGCCTTTTGGCACTGTCAGCTTCTTGCAG ATTGTTGGCGTTTGTACAGAGGAGCTGCAGGCAGCACAGCAGTGGAATGGCCAAGGCATCCTGGAATTGATGCGAGGGGTTGGAAT AGCCGGCGGTCCCTGGCTGATCACAGACATGAGGAGAGGGGAAACCATCTTTGACATCGATCCACACCTACAA CAGGAGAGAGTGGACCACGGCATCGAGACAGAGGGCTCCAACCTGAGCGGGGTGAGCGCCAAGTGCGTGTGGGACGACCTGAGTCGACCGCCCGACGACGAGGAGGACAGTCGATCCATCTGCATTGGCTCACAGCCTCGCAGACTCTCCGATAAAG ACACGGAACAGATCAGGGAGACCTTAAGGAAAGGCCTGGAGTTTAACACCAAGGCAGCACTGCCCCCCATCAGCAGCCAGAGACATGACAGATCTCA AAGTCGAAAGGACAGTTTGGAAAGCGAGAGCTCAACAGCTATCGTTCCTCACGAGTTAGTCCGAACGCGACAGTTGGAAAGTGTCCATTTGAAATTTAACCAAGAATCCGGCACGCTGCTTCCCCTCTGCTTACG GGGCCGCTTGCTGCACGGCAGACATTTTACTTTCAAAAGTATCAATGGCGACACGGCCATTACGTTTGTGTCAACGGGGGTGGAGGGAGCCTTTGCTACTGAGGAGCATCCATACGCAGCACATGGGCCCTGGCTTcag ATATTGTTGACTGAAGAGTTTGTGGATCAGATGCTCGGGGATTTGCACGATCTTAACACCCGTGAGGAT ACAAAACTACCAAAGGAGTACAGTTGGCCAGAGAAGAAGCTGACGATCTCCATTCTACCAGACTCTGTGTTTGATAATCCTCTGCAATGA
- the sufu gene encoding suppressor of fused homolog isoform X2, whose product MDEVRPSSGAQAHGLSSLFPPGLQAIYGECRRLYPDQANPLQVTAIVKYWLGGPDPLDYISMYRNMGCSAQDVQEHWHYVSFGLSDLYGDNRVHEFTGIDKPSGFGFELTFRLKREMGETAPPTWPAELMQGLARYVFQSENTFCSGDHISWHNPLDNSESRIQHMLLTEDPQMHPIQTPFGTVSFLQIVGVCTEELQAAQQWNGQGILELMRGVGIAGGPWLITDMRRGETIFDIDPHLQERVDHGIETEGSNLSGVSAKCVWDDLSRPPDDEEDSRSICIGSQPRRLSDKDTEQIRETLRKGLEFNTKAALPPISSQRHDRSQSRKDSLESESSTAIVPHELVRTRQLESVHLKFNQESGTLLPLCLRGRLLHGRHFTFKSINGDTAITFVSTGVEGAFATEEHPYAAHGPWLQILLTEEFVDQMLGDLHDLNTREDTKLPKEYSWPEKKLTISILPDSVFDNPLQ is encoded by the exons ATGGACGAAGTACGGCCTAGCAGCGGTGCCCAAGCGCACGGGCTATCGTCGCTGTTTCCCCCAGGACTGCAGGCTATTTACGGGGAATGTCGGCGACTTTATCCCGATCAGGCAAACCCGCTTCAAGTTACAGCCATTGTAAAATATTG gttAGGTGGTCCAGACCCGTTAGACTACATTAGTATGTATCGAAATATGGGCTGTTCAGCTCAGGACGTCCAAGAGCATTGGCACTATGTCAGTTTTGGATTAAGCGACCTGTATGGAGACAACAGGGTCCACGA ATTCACAGGAATAGACAAACCCAGCGGCTTTGGCTTCGAGCTCACCTTTAGGCTGAAAAGAGAGATGGGGGAGACGGCCCCACCGACTTGGCCCGCTGAACTCATGCAAGGCTTGGCTCGCTATGTTTTCCAGTCAG aaaacacattttgtagtGGTGACCACATATCATGGCACAATCCCCTGGACAACAGCGAGTCTCGCATCCAACATATGTTGCTCACAGAGGACCCTCAAATGCATCCCATTCAAACGCCTTTTGGCACTGTCAGCTTCTTGCAG ATTGTTGGCGTTTGTACAGAGGAGCTGCAGGCAGCACAGCAGTGGAATGGCCAAGGCATCCTGGAATTGATGCGAGGGGTTGGAAT AGCCGGCGGTCCCTGGCTGATCACAGACATGAGGAGAGGGGAAACCATCTTTGACATCGATCCACACCTACAA GAGAGAGTGGACCACGGCATCGAGACAGAGGGCTCCAACCTGAGCGGGGTGAGCGCCAAGTGCGTGTGGGACGACCTGAGTCGACCGCCCGACGACGAGGAGGACAGTCGATCCATCTGCATTGGCTCACAGCCTCGCAGACTCTCCGATAAAG ACACGGAACAGATCAGGGAGACCTTAAGGAAAGGCCTGGAGTTTAACACCAAGGCAGCACTGCCCCCCATCAGCAGCCAGAGACATGACAGATCTCA AAGTCGAAAGGACAGTTTGGAAAGCGAGAGCTCAACAGCTATCGTTCCTCACGAGTTAGTCCGAACGCGACAGTTGGAAAGTGTCCATTTGAAATTTAACCAAGAATCCGGCACGCTGCTTCCCCTCTGCTTACG GGGCCGCTTGCTGCACGGCAGACATTTTACTTTCAAAAGTATCAATGGCGACACGGCCATTACGTTTGTGTCAACGGGGGTGGAGGGAGCCTTTGCTACTGAGGAGCATCCATACGCAGCACATGGGCCCTGGCTTcag ATATTGTTGACTGAAGAGTTTGTGGATCAGATGCTCGGGGATTTGCACGATCTTAACACCCGTGAGGAT ACAAAACTACCAAAGGAGTACAGTTGGCCAGAGAAGAAGCTGACGATCTCCATTCTACCAGACTCTGTGTTTGATAATCCTCTGCAATGA